One window from the genome of Melospiza georgiana isolate bMelGeo1 chromosome 13, bMelGeo1.pri, whole genome shotgun sequence encodes:
- the AFG2B gene encoding ribosome biogenesis protein SPATA5L1, translated as MEAAVLKLLPLDPRDEGTQRCRLGPAALSLLGARIGAPLRISLPGGCCVCTAWPRHDLADGYLQADLSCSTAGLPGRELRGLSLSLDRLRLLPHGPLRAATLRVVLKSAALKKSIARAVLQETIRELLRNVYVSPGYVVTVAPSPENPVVYVEILSASPLEEGAGLITPQTSIKIKEVITLEWYRHLSEDTAKTQIAGLDDVGKSLKEMIDLPFRFPKTFKKLGLSVPNGVLLIGPPGVGKTLLVKAVAKELGAYLLGISGPALHGSRPGEGEENLRRVFEKGREMSSEGPTILFFDEIDSLCPKRGSSNNAPEDRIVAQLLTLLDGVGSEGRMVIVAATNRPDALEPALRRPGRFDREVIIGTPTVTQRRSILQLLTSDMPISAEVDLAKLAEMTTGYVGADLTALCREAAMQAVSHSSWDSAKTENRITMGDFQEAFKKIQPSSFRSAVGLTECKPVTWEQIGGLEDVKLKLKQSIEWPMKFPEAFARMGLSHPKGILLYGPSGCAKTTLVRAVATSCHCSFLSVSGADLFSPYVGDSEKILSQVFRQARANTPAIIFLDEIDSILGSRALCRTGHGVSERVLSVLLNELDGIGLKVTERRGGKLQLEAQCQEQSDEERKLEFQETLNKDFMVVAATNRPDMLDDALLRPGRLDKMIYIPPPDLKGRLSILKICTEKIPLDTDVSLEDVAVLTNLFSGADIENLCKEAALLALQENGLEATAVKQEHFVKSLQTVKPSLTIKDLEFYEKFSNQELAS; from the exons ATGGAGGCGGCAGTCTTAAAGCTGCTCCCGCTGGACCCGCGAGATGAGGGCACGCAGCGGTGCCGCTTGGGACCTGCCGCGCTCTCCTTGCTGGGAGCCAGGATCGGCGCCCCGCTGAGGATCTCCTTGCCCGGCGGCTGCTGTGTGTGCACGGCGTGGCCCCGGCACGACCTGGCGGACGGGTACCTGCAGGCCGACCTGAGCTGCAGCACGGCGGGGCTGCCGGGCCGGGAGCTGCGCGGGCTCTCGCTGAGCTTGGACCGGCTGCGGCTGCTGCCGCACGGACCCCTGCGAGCAGCGACCCTCAGAGTGGTCCTCAAGAGCGCCGCGCTGAAAAAGTCCATTGCCAGAGCGGTGTTGCAGGAGACTATCCGAGAACTGCTAAGAAATGTGTATGTTTCGCCAGGTTATGTTGTTACTGTCGCCCCAAGTCCCGAAAATCCCGTGGTGTATGTTGAAATACTGTCTGCGTCTCCTTtggaggaaggagctggatTGATAACTCCCCAAACAAGCATAAAAATTAAGGAGGTGATCACTTTAGAATGGTACCGACATCTATCAGAAGACACTGCCAAAACTCAAATTGCAGGACTGGATGATGTGGGGAAGTCTTTGAAAGAAATGATTGATTTGCCTTTCCGCTTTCCAAAAACTTTCAAGAAGCTGGGTCTTTCTGTCCCGAATGGAGTGCTGTTAATTGGGCCCCCAGGTGTAGGGAAAACGCTCCTGGTAAAGGCAGTAGCAAAAGAGCTGGGTGCGTATCTGCTGGGCATCAGTGGCCCAGCCCTCCATGGTTCAAGACCAGGGGAAGGTGAAGAGAATTTGCGAAGAGTCTTTGAAAAGGGCAGAGAGATGTCAAGCGAGGGCCCAACCATTCTGTTTTTTGACGAGATTGATTCTTTATGCCCAAAGCGAGGAAGTTCAAACAATGCTCCTGAGGATCGGATAGTTGCTCAGTTGCTGACGCTGCTGGACGGTgtgggcagtgagggcaggatGGTCATTGTGGCAGCCACAAACAGGCCTGATGCCCTGGAGCCTGCGCTGAGGAGACCTGGCAGATTTGACAGAGAG GTTATTATTGGGACCCCAACAGTTACACAGAGAAGATCCATCCTGCAGTTGCTGACATCTGACATGCCCATTTCTGCAGAGGTTGATTTGGCTAAGCTGGCAGAAATGACCACTGGGTATGTTGGAGCTGACCTTACAGCACTCTGCAGAGAAGCTGCCATGCAGGCTGTGTCCCACAGCTCTTGG GATTCAGCTAAAACTGAAAACAGGATTACCATGGGAGATTTCcaagaagcttttaaaaaaattcaaccaTCCTCTTTTCGAAGTGCAGTTGGACTAACAGAGTGTAAACCTGTAACTTGGGAGCAAATTGGTGGCCTTGAAGATGTGAAATTAAAGTTAAAACAG AGTATTGAGTGGCCTATGAAATTTCCTGAGGCATTTGCCAGGATGGGCCTGTCTCATCCCAAGGGGATTCTTCTCTATGGGCCCTCTGGGTGTGCCAAAACCACGCTGGTGAGGGCTGTGGCCACGAGTTGTCACTGTTCCTTTCTCTCTGTGAGTGGTGCTGACCTCTTCTCACCTTATGTTGGAGATTCAGAGAAGATTTTGTCTCAG GTTTTTCGCCAAGCAAGAGCAAATACTCCAGCAATAATATTCCTGGATGAGATTGATTCCATCTTGGGATCTCGGGCACTCTGCAGAACTGGCCATGGTGTCTCAGAGagggttctctctgtgcttctcaaTGAATTGGATGGGATTGGGCTGAAGGTTACAGAAAGAAGAGGAGGCAAGCTACAGCTTGAGGCTCAGTGCCAAGAGCAAAGTGACGAGGAAAGAAAG CTAGAGTTTCAGGAAACTTTAAACAAGGATTTCATGGTAGTTGCTGCAACAAATAGACCAGATATGTTGGATGATGCCTTGCTCCGTCCTGGAAGGCTGGACAAGATGATTTATATTCCACCTCCAGATCTGAAG GGAAGACTTTCCATTTTGAAAATCTGCACTGAAAAAATTCCATTAGATACTGATGTGTCATTAGAAGATGTGGCAGTCCTGACAAACCTCTTTTCTGGAGCTGATATTGAAAACCTGTGCAAGGAG gctGCTTTGTTGGCATTGCAAGAGAATGGACTCGAAGCCACTGCTGTAAAACAGGAACATTTTGTGAAATCATTGCAGACTGTAAAACCATCTTTAACCATAAAAGACTTggaattttatgaaaaattctcTAATCAAGAATTAGCCTCTTGA
- the C13H15orf48 gene encoding normal mucosa of esophagus-specific gene 1 protein: MSKGILHTLRTKKELIPLAGILSFAAAGAFSFCIYSLFHKSDVIIHKIGSSEPWETIDPTKPQKLVTINQQWQPIKELEEVKKLTK, translated from the exons ATGAGCAAGGGCATCTTGCACACGCTTAGAACGAAAAAAGAA CTCATTCCCCTGGCCGGAATATTGTCCTTCGCAGCAGCTGGGGCGTTCTCTTTTTGTATCTATTCCCTCTTCCACAAATCTGATGTGAT CATTCACAAGATTGGCAGTTCAGAACCATGGGAAACTATTGATCCTACCAAGCCTCAGAAG CTGGTAACAATCAATCAGCAGTGGCAACCTATAAAAGAGCTGGAAGAGGTGAAAAAGCTGACGAAGTGA